Below is a genomic region from Raphanus sativus cultivar WK10039 chromosome 4, ASM80110v3, whole genome shotgun sequence.
TCATTGTAATCAAAAGTTATTTGTAAATGTAAACGCAACacagaaaataaattatgtatgtATGCGTttacattttacaaataaatttgGTGATTCAGAAACTAATAAATACCTTTATTTCTAAGAGCGCTATTTGCTTATATGAGTTTCTATAGAAATTGCACTCATGCTCATCACTGAATAAATTAGGTAGGCCGACACTGCAAATTACATCTAGCcaaaacgtttttattaaaattcgATTTGTATAACTCAAATAGGcaatgatgacaaaaaaaactcaaataggcttaaaccattttaaatcggttatttttttttctaaaacagcTTAAATCGATctagattaatataaatttgctAAGTTAAGTAATAATACTAGTATGAATCCATAaatttctctctttcttttttctcgAAAAAATGAGAATTATGCGAATTCATAGAGAAAATACTTACAAGACGTCTGCAACATTGTTAGGATTTAAACCTATTCCTAGTGCTTTAAACTTAGATAGAAATCAGATACCAAAAGCTCTTTCTTATTCACTCAAAGAAAAAACTGTTTCTCAAGAACAATAATAGAGATTACAAGCCAGTGATTAGCACAAAACCCTAACACTTGTAATTGCTTAATCTCTtgccaatctctctctctcgtatGCTCTTTCTAGTTCGGATGATTCTTAAGCCATGACACCACctcctttatatatataacatgatCACCGACTTTACTCTTCTTATTCCATATTGGCTTTTGTAAAGTATATGACCGTCATCAATAGAAACGGAAACGTTAACgtcttttccttatttgaacTTGTGCAGGATTCTTGTTGGGCCAGAGCTTAAAATTGAGGCCCAATTACTACAAACTCCACCTGGCCTAATTTTGACTCTCTTGTCTTCCTCGTGATCGACAAAGAACAAAACCAGAGCAGccccccttttttttttttttttttttttcatcgcTTTCTAGAGAAAACGATCTGATCCAGTGAATCACTGCTCTTTGCTTCGTCGAGTTTCTTTGCCGGTAAATCATTGCTCCTCGTCCTCTCTCCGACATATCCACATGCCGACTCAAAGCTTTCATGTCTTTCCTCTGCAACTCGAATTGGATCCAGTAACACTTTCGCTGAGTTACTTCGACGATGCATAGCCATGAGTATCCTATGCTCATTTTCCTTGCCTTTGATGCGTCGCAAAAAATAAGCCAGAATGGCTATTCTTTCTTATCTCCTTTTCACCGTCGACAACTCATGTAACTCGTACGCCGCTACTCTGTCTCCAACCTTTCTCGCCTTGATTCCAGAGATCAATTCAACTACCCAAATCTCCAGCTCGTTTTTCTGCAATCTCCGACCTTACCTCCAAAGCTTCTTCACTGTAAGAACTAGTAATTCTCAAAGAAGCTCGCGATTTCTCCTTTTACTGGTAATTAACAAAGTTCTCATTTTGAATGTTTCAGGTTGTCGATCCATGGCTCAACCTTGTCGGATTACTGCAGCACTCTGGTAAGCTTTCTCTGATGATTTGAGTTTGCTTGAAAACCTCTTACATATTCCCTTTGAGATCGTATAGACTTAATCTCCTTTTGACTTTGACAGTGAGATGTGATTCTTCAACCGGCATATTTCTTTCATGTGTTTCCCGTTATACGTTTCTCCTGCTTGCTCAAACTTCGTCCTTCAGCTTCTCGGTAAATTCATTTACACCCTTTTAGCTGTTTTAAAAAAACGTTTCTGATGTCATGTGATCTGTTTCTTCTTTGGCCAGCCTAGGTACTCGTCTCCCTTCAGCCTTTCTTACTGTTTAAGACGTTCTCTCAGGTGACCCTTTAGAGACTCCGCCGTTACTCCGACGAACGCATGAACCCGTTTCCCTTCAACTTCCTTGTAAAGTTATCCACTTCTCTTTACATGTTTTAAGTTGACGCTTGTGATGTTAAACTCATCCAGTGATCTTGTTGtgctttcttttttaattgagATACTCGTCTCCCTTCAGCTCTCCTCGGTTTGCTCTCCACCGCAGTAGCTGTTTAAGACGTTCTCTCATGTTCCTCATCCGTTGCTTCAGAGCCTTTGAGTGATTTTTCCTTGTGTTTTAGCTGCTCCACCTTGAGCTGAAACCTCTGCCTCGCATCTATGCTCACAGGTAACTTTCTTTAAACTCCACCTCCTTGAGTTTTCCCATTATCAATATAAACCCGAAACTGACTCGTTTCTCCTCCTCTGTCTCTGCGAGCTTTGAGACAGCGTTGATAACGGAGTTACCTGGAGCGACTATATTTCTTAGTCTGAATTGCAGCGATCCTGAACCTCATGTCCAGGTACTGCTTCAATAAGTAAATCTGCTGGATTTTGATTGGAATGGTTCTTAGATATCGTTATATTCTCCTTGACTCTATCTCCGAAGATACCCTCTTCCAATATATGTGATACCTTTCTCACAGCTTCATTCTTGAGTCCTGTATACACGTTCTCCTCTTTTCCAGCCTTCTTCCAATCCTCCGCATAAGCTTTAGTTCCTTCTTTCGTATTAAGCTCTTTAGGTGCAGCCAGAACATGTGCTAAGAGATCACCATCTTTATGCTTAACTTCTTTTGCAAACAAAAATTCATCCCTTGAAGATTCTGTCCGAGATTCTTCGCTGCTCGCCTTAGACTCAATTTCTTCTGCTTTTTCTTTTAAGAAAGAGTCTCCACCTTGAGCTGATgcgtattttgtttcaaaaccgTACGGAGTAGGTCCCAGAATCAGACTTGTAGCAAACGTCACCGTCTTTGACGACTTCTTTCTGATTTCTTTCTCCACTCTAGGCATGTTCTTCTTACTCTTAGTAACTGTGCCTTGTAGATAATAAACTCCATCTTGATATTTTCCTGATATCACCTTCTTATTATCTTTGTAGAAGTGCACCATGAAATTGCTTCCTCTATACTTGCAACCTGATTTTTCTAACATCCCATAGGAAATTAAATTTCTTCTCACCTCCGGTATGTATCTAACACCCGTGAGAATCACTTCAGAGCCATCTGAATTTTGAATCTTTATTTTCCCAATTCCTTTGATGTTACATTGAGTGTTATTAGCCATTAACACTGAACCACCATTGAACTCCTTGAGATCAAACATTACCTCCTTGTTTGATGTACTATGATAAGAACATCCCGAATCCATGATCCATTCTTGCTTAGTGTCTTGCACACTAGCTGTCAACACTAACGGTTGCTTCGGCTCTGTAGCAATATTTGCAGATTCTCTATGTCTCCTTTCAGGACATTCTCTTTTCCAGTGTCCTTCTTCTCCACAGATAAAACAacctgttttgtttttatcaaaccTTCGCCTTGACTTAGATCTGCTCCTGCCGTTAGTTCTTCCTCTGTCACCCTTTTTCTCTGATCTGCCCCTTGACTCCACGTACAAACCCTCTGCATCAGACCTGGATTTATTCAACAATCCCTTTTCCTTTAACTCCACTTCCTTGGAGTATGCTGAATTAATCACGTCATTCATCGTAAGAGTTTCTTTCGCCGTCCCATACTTGAGCGTGTCAACTAGTGAATCAAATTGCTGGGGCAAGCTAGATAAGACTTGAATTGCCTGGTCTTCATCGCTGATGTTGATGTTAAGACTTGCAAGATCTGAAACTAGCTTGAGAAAAATATCCAGATTTTCCTCAATGCTCTTGTGATCATCCATCTTGAAGCTTGCAAACCTCTGCTTCATGTAGATCCTATTAGGAAGTGTCTTTGTTTGGTAATCTCTTTCCAAAGCCTTCCAAACCCCTAACGCAGTTGTTTCTTTCATCACCTTACGTAGAACCAAATTTCCTAGGCTCATGCATATTAGATTCTTTGCCTTCTTGTCCTTCAACGGATCTACTTTGACGTCTGATTTATCTTCGTCTTTCTCCGTGTCCGTTTCAGAAGTCGTTTCTGAAACTTCCTGAATCGTTGAATCTAATCCTAGAAGCTCCAACTGCATTATCATCTTGTACTTCCATAACCCGAAATCACCTTTCCCATCAAACCTCTCAATCTCGAACTTGAACTTTCCCGGTATTGATTCCATATCTCCTCCTAGCACTTGCAATCAAACCtggattgctctgataccacttgttaggaTTTAAACCTATTCCTAGTGCTTTAAACTTAGATAGAAATCAGATACCAAAAGCTCTTTCTTATTCACTCAAAGAAAAAACTGTTTCTCAAGAACAATAATAGAGATTACAAGCCAGTGATTAGCACAAAACCCTAACACTTGTAATTGCTTAATCTCTtgccaatctctctctctcgtatGCTCTTTCTAGTTCGGATGATTCTTAAGCCATGACACCACctcctttatatatataacatgatCACCGACTTTACTCTTCTTATTCCATATTGGCTTTTGTAAAGTATATGACCGTCATCAATAGAAACGGAAACGTTAACgtcttttccttatttgaacTTGTGCAGGATTCTTGTTGGGCCAGAGCTTAAAATTGAGGCCCAATTACTACAAACATGATGTAAGGAGTACCGCCAAATATAGATTCCATAGCGCAACTCAGGTGATGCAGTTATGCGTTAATCCTCATACGACACTTAGAATTGTCGactatataatcatatattatatttttcataattgtaATACCATAATTATCATgcgttaaaaaaacaaaaaactatattttaccAACTAACTATATCATACATTCTCTCCTCTTTTATCTTCCTATCTCTCATTAGCTTCTTACTACAAAACTAGGTGTCTCATCCGCACATACGGGCACAATCTTATTATGAATACTTATTAGCTTacattttattgatttaaatgttcttgaatactttaaatcaaacatcaaattatttatgtataatCGAGTTTTtcatcattatatatatgtttattatgtgtttaaaatttaaaaacactcacatattagaattattttagaatatatctttatacaaatatttttgtttggttagtatttaattatatattgttttatatcttaatgttataaattttataatataaatattatttccagattataacagaatatatataagaatatcttaagttttaaatatgttttgcaatttattattatttccagataataacacaatatatataagaattatcttaagttttagatatattttattttttgaaatttattatattaatttataatcatttatctaatataatagataaatataatattattaatattaaattcgtttttagttatataatcatttatatatataaatatattcattaagggtaaaaTCGATATTAACCgttctaacttttaacgtgagaatTTCGTCGCGAAAAATCACtccgcaaataatagtatagatagatagattaatattttttataatatgatcATTCAACAAATTAGCaattttttactatatatatatatattaattcatcaaaaaaatgtataactaaagcataaactaaaataatttataaaaaaaaaattttcttGTGGGACTTCTCGTAAAACTCCTTTAACTCTTTGACCTAAAACCATTTAAGAAagttagaatatattttaaaaaaataataataaaaatatttaccatATCTAAACGAACACCAGCCTGGGGTTTTCTCTCTAAACCACATTCATCTACAAACTTCCTATAGATTTCTTGAACATTACAAACCTATATTGAGAAACATGCATAACCAATCTAGTTAATGACTGCTACACAGCTCAGTTTATCGATCAAACGCTTATAGTGTTGCTTGAATTTGAGGCaaagatttttaaaagatttgaGAAATCATTCAAAAGgaatagaaaaatacaattgCGCAGCCAGGATATCGAACACTGGTCAGTACCGTGAAGGGTACTGTGAAACCGCTACACAGATGTGCTTTTGCATATTGGAACGATATGCAAACATtattttacttaaataataCTTCTGGAAGCTTACGTGGCTGTGTTCTAGTTActacttatatatatgtataactaCATCACATAGATGAGGAGCCAGAGAAGTGGCTCTGCGGGTGAGTAATATCCTGAGGAGCAACAACAACTGTACCATTGAGAAAACCAGAGTACCAAGAAGCAGAGAGCTTTGGTGACCTCTCGAGACCAGGATCACTGAAATTCACGTAGTACAATCCAAAGCTGAGCTTGTAGCCAGCAACCAGCTCGTACAAGTCAATCATCGACCATAAGAAGTAACCTCTCGTGTCCGATCCATTCCTAAAATCATTCAAAAAAAGATGATTCGTCAAGAATCAGAGAGCAGAGAGCAAATTAAAAGAGAGTTAAACCAATTTAATACCAAATCATATATACCTGATGGCGTTTAACATGGCACCAATACTAGATTGAATGTATTCAACTCTTTCTGTGTCTTGTAGCGTGGAACTGTGATTCGTAGCTAAACCTGTTTAGCAAATGGAAGAGATAttaagaagaacaaagaaagaTTGCTTTTCAAAAGCAGAGATAAAACAGAGCCAAAACCAGAGACCATTTTCAAGAATGTAGATAGGAGGATTGTCATAGCTCTGTTTCAAATAATCCAAAACACTTTCAAACCCCCATGGAATAGATTGATTCCCAATGGCTGTacacaagaagaagaatcatCAGCTGAAAAGAGTGGAGCAGATGGGATTGATTACTTGACAAGCAAGTAAAGCTTACGGATAGTCTCTGCCCCCATGTCTGTGAAGAACTCGTGGTCTCTAGGAAGGATAGAAGATGTGGTGGTTGTACTCTTTCTGACATACATTGTTGTGTAATGGATAATGCCTAAAAAATCGGATGAACCTTTCACTTGCTCTGACTCTTCCTCTGAGAAAACAGGTAACCTAGTTCCCACGATTCTCTTCATTGAATCTGGATAGTCCCCAAACACCAAAGGCTTTAAGAGCCTGTGTTATAATATTCAAAGTTATCAGATTCAACGTCactcgaacaaaaaaaacaaaaaaaatatattctccTCACCAGCCAGAGAAGAAATCTGTAGTTCTCTGAGTTGCTATTTCATCCTCCTTGGAGTTAGTATAAGGAAAGAATCCATATGCATATATGGAGAAGCCTATGGATCCTCTCTGCTTACTCTGCACCGTCACATTATGTTCATAAGGTTTTTTAAGAGCCAAGAATAGAcctatgtgtgtgtgtatgtacCTTGTACTTGAGTCTATACAAGTTTGAAGCAGAGGCATGAGCCAGCAATATGTTATGGGCTGCAATATATGGTTCGGTAGAAGAGTTTCCAGTGGAGCACTTGACGTATTTGGTAGTAGAACAACGTCCTGGCGGCAAAAACCCTTGGCTGTACGCTCCAATAGCGAATACGTTAGCTTCGTTAATTGTAATCCATAGCTTCACATCATCCCCGAACTCTCTGAAGCATACATCTGCAAAAGCAGTGAAGTCCTCTCTGCAaccaacaaattttttttcttcttttcagtGATCATCATTAAAAAATGGGTATTAGATCAGaattattaatattacataattttgCGGTTGAGCCATCCTCCATACTCATCTTCAAGAGCCTGAGGAAGATCATAGTGGTATAGTGTAACGTGTGGTTCGATTCCTGTTTTGCCGAAAACTTTTTATGAGAAGCTATGAATTGGCATTAAGAACAAGttttaaggaaaaaataatctttaataattagttttttataagTAAGAAATATCACCATGAGTTAGTAGTTCTTTGATGAGGTTCTTGTAAAACTGTAGACCTTTTGGGTTGATGGGTCCTCTTCCATCTGAGAAACCAACCACAGACACACAAAAAGGGTTTAAGAGtcgaaaatgtttttttttttacaaaaaaacttgCAAGTTAAGAAACCAGAAAGAGGAGGTGTTACTAGGTATAAGTCTTGACCATGAGATAGAGAATCTGAATGCTTCTAAACCCAATTTTTTCATCAGCTTAACATCTTCCTGCCAAAACCCACAATAACAATACAGCTTGAGAAAAACAGAGCCAGAGACAGAGACTTACTTATAAACAAGAAGAGAGCAAACAAAGAAGagaggagaaagaaaaaaaaaacaccttgTATTTGTGATATCCATCACATGCTATATATCCTTTGTCCTTGTTATCAGCTAAAAAAAATGCAACCAAGATCTATGAATCTAATCAAACAAGCTCTCAGATAAGCAAAGACTCACTcaattttcttgcttttattTAAATGCCAATGAAATGGAAAATaactctcttttctctttcttaCCAATGGGTGTGAAACCATCCCAAACGCTAGGAGTTCTTCCATCCACATCAGCAGCTCCTTCCCACTATAATATCTCCCCCAACAAAGTACAAAACATGACAACAAGAAGTAAAAGACAAAACCTTATAAAACAACAGCTAAGAAAAATACGAAAGAGCACAGAAGAAGAATGGAACCTGATAAGCAGAAGTGGCAGCTCCGAAGAGGAAATCCTCTGGAAAATCGTCTCTTGTGAAAGCATCAGTGTGACTTGTTAGGAAAACGATGGCCACATAAATGGATAACACTGAGAAAGctttcattattttttctttttatagatttCTACCTCATCGATTGTGATTTCCAACTATTTATagtaggcctgggcgttcgggtacccattcgggttcggttcgggtttttcggatttcggttctattttgtaacaccTTCTAGGTCTCATTCTAGTAAATCTACAACTTTGGTTCGGGTTCAGATATAACACattggtttcggttcggttcagttaatacccgaagtaaccatatatcattcggattcgggttatatcagatcggttcggatataccttaagtaaaatctaaaattcaatagaaaaacataaaaatatatacttatttatatataatggagtatttaaaatatttttttaaaaaaattagatacttattgttagatatcatgttgaaataaacatgaaattaaatatttgaagtacatatttatgttttaaatatttatattatatattaattcggaCATTCGGATCAGTTTGTTCGGGtattttcgggtttttcgggttttcgggtttttcggattatcaattcgggttcggttaataacacttcgggttcggatatgttTTGTAACATCTTACAAGAtccatttgaatattttttagaattcggattcggttcggatcgggtttttcggttcgggttcggtttggatttcgGGTTACGGGTTTTATGTCCAGCCCTAATTTATAGTATAAGATGTTAATGATAACAAATACGGGAGCATACttttaccaaaaacaaaaacaaaaaaaaaacaaatacggGAGCATGCGTAAAACGACAGATATTTAATTTGCCAATTAATATCTTGCTCGTTTCTGAGTAACACCTTTCCCCTGTCCCCACGGTGGCGACTGGGCGTTGTGTTTTTATGTCggccatttgtttttttttagtaaaagaTAATCTCACCTACCTCTCACTTTTTTCTGATCAACCACCACCTCTCACCGTTCTTCATACATCTGCATTTACTTAccgataatttttttttgcttctaaaCTTCACTAGatcaataaaaattattggAACCAATCATTTATAAAACGGCAATAGTTTAGAATACCAAAAGAATACATTTAGTATTAAAACCGttaagttaaaagttaaaacaatatGAGCTCAAGAGACAATATGAACTGAAGAGACAGATAACCATTGAGCACTTCAAAAGAAAGCCAGATTAAATAGGGAAGGCAAAAAtaacaaactttttaataaaaactagagTTTGATtcagtaattatatatatattttaaaaacaaaaaatttattgatttcaaTTATACAATGTTagtgtattgtttaaaatatatatttcgttATGTAGTCTTTATAGTCTggaaatagattttttttatgtgGTTGGATCAATTATGTAGTTATACGgtatcaatattttataaatgagaATATGTAATATAAACATttcaactaaattttgttaaactttttaaaacccaaatctttttttatatCCAGTTTAATATCCAACCTAAttttttgctcattttaatatacaaattgatAAAAACTATACCtattttaatatccaaactttgtttcttttaatcaaaaataaaaataagtttcaaacgaattttgaaaatctctaaaatttacaaaataaatattaaaaaaatcttactttattttatgtttgagaaaaagaataatattaaggtcacatattttatttgtacttcattATTAAAAGCAGTGGCATTGACCGTAACATTAAGGATGAAATGATTTAATATCATCCAATTAATTACTGTTAATCAttatatagataaatataagATATGATCTAACATCATTCAATTAGTTACTGTTAATCATTATATAGGAAATGAGCTTTAATGCTTTGTAGATAAGGAAGGCCACGAGATTTATTTTTCCtagttgagatttttttttttagttaagattTAATGACACAAATTAGGTTGATTTAGGGCAGTGGCATAGATTTGTAATATTTGTGAAAACTTAAGGGTTAAttctaatttgtacttcagttttaatagattagatttgtacttcagttttaatagattagatgtcaTTTTCCTGAACCCAAAATATTAAAGGAAGactaactaaaaataaaaaaatgtacgAGGATCCTGTTAATCCTCTCACCATATTTGTTGAGACAGTACCCCCTTCAAATACTTCAAATCACAATTTGATAACTGATGTCTCATGgatcttttcttaaaaaaaaagatgtttcaTGGATCAATAATCACAATGTCAGTGGTTTAAGATGGAGTCTTAAGGATCAAATAGGTTTATTATCTTTCAAATTAAGTGCGTGTAAAACAAAAACCTCTCGGCATTACACGCTGAGTTAGAATGATTATTATATGCAACATCATGAATGAGAGACATTTTAGACCAATTATCGGTATATCTAAGGAAAATCTTTAGTATTAATTGgctaaaaaataaattaaaaaagactGAAATTACAAAGGACGTCATTAGTTAAGAAGTTTTTGCACGCGTCCTTAGTGCCACACGTCAGCATGAGATTTTGTCTCGAAAttgattttcatcttctccattttctctctttgacgGTGAAACCAGTGTGGAGCCGACATCCATCAATGGATGATCCGAATCTGAAGAGCTTACTAGTATCCATCAATGGAGGATCCGACCGGTCGGTTCAAAGTCCGATCCTTTTCGAGTTTTCCGAAGACTACAATAAAAGGGTTTCTGGGTTGGGGTTCTCTCTGACGGAGTTGACCTCTTACTTTGGAAGTCACTGAACGTCATGACTTGCCTTTGCAGATTCACACAGGGTATGTATACTTTTGATGTTATTAAAGATTGACTTTGCATAATTTATACAAaactgaatatttttttctgcttGAACCAGTTCTGGTGACAGGGATTTGGATTTGCGGTTGGCAAATCCTCTTCACCTTAGGTAATTTTGATTTGTTATCGAAGATCGAATAGAGCGAAAGAGTCTAGTTAATGATAATGAAAGTTGTTGTGTGTATGAATATTTGTTATGTTCATTTCATTTAAGAGAAAAGATGGCCATGAATATTTGTAGTTCTTAAGTATATACAATTTGGCATTTTGTTTAAGATACAACACAAGTTCCACcaataatctataaatttaagAAAGTTCTTAGCTttgattttaaacaaaaaaatattaataaaatatgctaAAGACACATTAAGAAGTCCCATTGATTTGAGACAAATTTCTTATATCTATTGAATACGACTACAAACCACTGACGATTTATATCTATTGAATACGATTACTACAAACCTAAGAGCAACTCCATTGGGAGTTTTACTCTCAAACTCTCACACTTTCCCACaaaaaaaaccattaaaataattGTGGAGCCCACACAAAACACAAACAAGTCTCACTGAACTCCTTCTTGGTGAACCTGTTTCTTAACTGTTCCGCGGGCCGCACGCCACGTGGTGGCCCGCGATTGGTttgacctttttttttctcttttaaaaagtcaaaacgaaaaaaaaattaaaaaattacttttttggTCTTGGAATTCTCACCCTATGGGTATTgctaatggagatgctctaatgaACTGACCtatttttgctttttatttattatttatataatttatatttattattattttaaatgattttcttatttattaattgtttttctaaataacaaaaaatacgatatgttatattttatttacggATGAACAGTATTCTACTTTGAAAccagtttatttatttaccacgtaaaaatgtgattttaccattgtagaaaaaagtaaaataaacaaaattgcgCATCCAGGGAATCGAACCCTGGTCAGTACCGTGGGAAGGTACTATGATACCACTACACCAGATGCGCTTTTGCTTAAAGAAACAATACGTAACTTTAAATGACTGGATGATACTTCGGGTAAAGTTAAGTATCTTGAGTGTTGTTATTTGTTATGCTATCTTCCAAGAATTATGCGACCTTTCTATTAAACCATTTGGAAAATGACTTGAGTTTTGTCATTGACAAGA
It encodes:
- the LOC108855235 gene encoding beta-glucosidase 10 — protein: MKAFSVLSIYVAIVFLTSHTDAFTRDDFPEDFLFGAATSAYQWEGAADVDGRTPSVWDGFTPIADNKDKGYIACDGYHKYKEDVKLMKKLGLEAFRFSISWSRLIPNGRGPINPKGLQFYKNLIKELLTHGIEPHVTLYHYDLPQALEDEYGGWLNRKIIEDFTAFADVCFREFGDDVKLWITINEANVFAIGAYSQGFLPPGRCSTTKYVKCSTGNSSTEPYIAAHNILLAHASASNLYRLKYKSKQRGSIGFSIYAYGFFPYTNSKEDEIATQRTTDFFSGWLLKPLVFGDYPDSMKRIVGTRLPVFSEEESEQVKGSSDFLGIIHYTTMYVRKSTTTTSSILPRDHEFFTDMGAETIPIGNQSIPWGFESVLDYLKQSYDNPPIYILENGLATNHSSTLQDTERVEYIQSSIGAMLNAIRNGSDTRGYFLWSMIDLYELVAGYKLSFGLYYVNFSDPGLERSPKLSASWYSGFLNGTVVVAPQDITHPQSHFSGSSSM
- the LOC108849653 gene encoding uncharacterized protein LOC108849653, which produces MAILSYLLFTVDNSCNSYAATLSPTFLALIPEINSTTQISSSFFCNLRPYLQSFFTVVDPWLNLVGLLQHSVRCDSSTGIFLSCVSRYTFLLLAQTSSFSFSVLVSLQPFLLFKTFSQVTL